AGATTGGTGGCGAAGGGGTATACACAGAAATATATAGGGTGGACTACCAGGAGACCTTTGCCCTAGTAACCAAGATCAACATTATCAGAGTCCTACTGTCTCTAGCAACAAATCTAGATTGGCCATTACATCAGTTCGATGTTAAAAATTCATTCTTACATGGATACTTGGAAGAAGAGGTATACATGATTTTACTACCATGATGTAATTTAGCTCATGACAAGAAGAATCACGTTTGCAAGCTCAGAAAGTCATAGTATGGGTTAAAACAATTTCCTAGGGCATGGTTTGGAAGATTTATTAAGTccatgaagaattttggatacACTCAAAGTAATTCAGACCATACCCTGTTCTTGAAGCGTGATGGAGGAAAAATCACTgcattaattatttatgtggatgacatgGTCGTAATTGGGAACGACGCATGAGAGCAACAGAAGCTACAAAAGTATTTGTCTCagaaatttgagatgaaggatttagGTGCTCTGAAATACTTCCCCGGAATTGAAGTACCAATGTCaaaaattggaattttctGTCTCAAAAGAAGTATGCGATAGATCTACTCACTAAAACAGGAATGCTAGGATGTAAGCCTGCTGGCACACCCATTGAGATGAATCACAAGTTATGTGAAGATATATACCGTTTGCCAACCATTAACGAACAATACAAGCGTCTTGTTAGAAGCTTGATATATTTGGTACACACAAGACCAAATACTGCATATGTTGTGAGTGTGGTTAGTCGGTTTATGAATTCACCTAGTATTTCTCATAGGAATGCGGTAGATCGGATCTTAAAATACTTAAAGTCAGCCTCTGGAAAGGGATTAATGTTCTCAAAGAAGGGAAATCTTGAAGGTGTTGGGTATATATAGATGTTGATTGGGCTAGTTCCATTACAGATTAGATGCTCTACAACGGGTTACATTACATTTGTTGGAGGTAACCTAGTCACTTGGCggagtaaaaaataaaatgtggtTGCTCGGCCTAGTGTAGAAGCAATGTATCGAGGTATGGCTCAAGGAGTTTGTGAATTATTGAGGATCAGAGGACTCTTGACAGAATTGAGTTTTAAACTAGAGAAGCCCATGCAGTTATATTGTGATAACAAGTTAGTGAATGATGTTGCTcataatccagttcaacatgatTGAAcaaaacatgttgaggtggatagaCATTTCATCATAGAAAAAATTGAGAACAAGATCATCTGCCTACCATTTGTAAAACTAGAATATCAGTTAGCGGATGTCTTAGCTGTCTGTGGACGAGTTTTTTATGACTCACTTACCAAAGTTGGGCATTGGTAATGTGTATGCTCCAATTTAAGGAGGAGTGTTGATTTGAGTTAACCTAAAttaaggagatttatttcttaAGTTAATTAGGTGATTTACTTCTTTGTTTCATATAGTTGACACGTCCTTGTATAATTAGCAAATATtccactaattaattattgtaTCATTTCCTTGTAAAATATGCttgtaaactcctatatatacctccttatgaAGAAGAATACAATTAACATAAAGTATTCAAAccttattcatattttagtaaTGACATGAACTCTAAAATTTCTTCTAACAACACACTTCCAATCCAAGACATCTACAAAACATATGGAATGAGAGCCTTGACAGTTTGGGGAAACTCTTTAAACTTGGAAAGATACCATTTCCTGGTGGCACAGCTCCTTCCCGTCAAGTAGAGTGCGGTTCCCATGGCGAAGGAGAATGCATAGAGAGTCTGAGAAATGCAAGAAACCCCAACAAATCCCATGATCTCAAAGAAATAGTGGGGGCATATCACAAGTTCAAACAAACCACCCTTTGGAATCTTATATTCCTTGTCACCCTTTGACCTCATTTTTGAAAGAATGTAGTGATGATAGAAGTTGCCAGAAATTCCTATCAGAAACAAGAGAATCCCAGGCTCCTTCAAATCAATTGGGGGCTCTGGAAGCCCTTGGGTTAGGTTTTGACCATAAATCATGGTTGCTGTTGACAGGAAGTAACTGAGAGAGATAGGGATTGCAGTGTCAATACTCATACCTCCACTGTAGCTGTGCACAAACTGAACCTAGAAAACAAGGTGGAAACCATATTGTGAAGaattataatttgattaattGAATATTTGAAATGTTTATTGTGATTGCTAATGGAACTTAATTtgatcaaaaaaaaaaagttgggttgtaccatatatattaattaattaattaataaataaggGGAAGAAGAAGTGAAGAAATTGGGGTTCAAATATGAACATCCTAAGAAAAGTATAGGCATTTGGTTTGATGCACCCCAACCCCAATTTATAATTCCAGACAAATTATAAAGAAGATTATAAAATTAGAACTTCCCATcccatgcatgcatgcatgtattTAAAATGACTTTAAGAATATTAAACAAATACTCAAGAAATTGTAATGAGGGGAgggaattaaattaaattaaattaaattagtaCCTCAAGAAGCCttttaagaaaatgaaggGTTAGAGCTGAGGAGAGCAACAGATGCCTGGTACTGTGATGGGGAAAAAACAGCAAGCATGAGAGAGCGGCTAGAAACGCAGGAGCATACAAAATCAGCATGCCTGTTCTACCAGATAGTTGTGGAAtttgctgttttttttctgCTGATTTTTGAGAAGAATTGAAATTCCAGAACTTGGAATATTGCATGTGCTTTCCTCTCAGCTCTGAGAACCCAGCATTGGCTAATGATGTGAAGCTAATCACAGACATTGCTGCCATGAAAATCGAAGGAGGTGGTGGGAAAATTAATGTCAACAACATTATGAAAAGGTCTAATAAAattccaagtctgattttaaTCCAGGACTAGAAGAGTAAAAAGGTAATTAGTTCTTGGGTGGTTTTGGCTTACAAAATTTTGTAGCTCTCTTGTTGAATCTTGTGTTTGTTGTTGGTTCTAGTGGAGATGGGTGGCGAAACGCTTGTTAAACGACCACCACAACCAAAATCAACAAATGAAAAGACTGCTTTCCAGGCCACCAGTTTTTTCTGCTATGCATCAAATTTGAACGGCTACCAGACAAGCCACCAAAGGCTTTAGTCAAAGTGCCTACCTCCTCTTCTTTCGTGCTgtcttcttttaatttctttgtggaAAAAAAGGGAATTATGTTTAAGATGTTTGGTTTGAACCATTAAAATTGCTCATTGTAGCTAAATGGTTAAGAGCACCTACTCTTGAATTCCGAGATCCTCGGTTCGAACTCCCCACTCCCCAAATACCACTTCACTCCCCAAATACCACTtgtataagaaaataattgtttGTTTGAAACTTGCTCAATTCctctcatcaaaatcaaaggcaaaacaaattataatttccTGATATTGAgttcttttttccttgagaaaatcatttttcagtaattaaattcaaaaaaaatttagaattatTTTCGAGGTTTTTTGTGAGATACTCGAAAGCTTGTGTCCGGTGTAACAAATGAATAGGCAATTGTATTTTCAATGTGTAGACAAGGCTGTTGTACAAAATTTGGTGCACTAGTTAGATTCATGGGTGCATATAGAATTTTTCCAATTGAATTCATTCCAaccattttttatataataaaagataaactTCAACACTACAATCAAAGACATCACCATGACATCTTAAATAACAATTCCAAGAGGTCAACAAACTaacatgttaaaaataaaactggCGGCCAACATCACCACAATTAACCATAAGCCCAAACAAAGCCCACAAACCCAATAGAGAAACCCATACGAATCGAGCACGGACACAAAAACACTCGAAAACTCACAAAGGATGAGTAAAAACTGGTAAAACTGGTTGTGCCAAATGTAACGACAGCTAACTAGTTTCTTATTGGCAAAATATTGAAGTCATTTCAACCTCAACAGGTCACAGCACAGCAGCCTACCATTGCACCCCAAAACAtacagaaataaataaaacaccaGGGAAGCCAACGATCCAATATTATACAGAGCTTTTTCCATCAAGGATTCAAAAAGATCAACACAATATAACTGGACAAGAAACTGCATTTAAACCTGCACCTATACCCTCTATACATTGCTCACCCCAAAATCTTATATACGGAATTACATGGATTCAAAATGAGATGCCTCCTACCTCACACCTCAACGACAGGTGCCTGAAAGGGAGAAGTGTCCGAACCATCGAGGATACAAAAGTTTAGGCTAAAAATTTCCCTGTCACTCTACTAAAGAATTTTATGCCCAGTAAGGTCAATAACTATGGCAAACTGTAACAAAGCTTCCTTTGTGCATCTCGGGCTCTTCACAAGATTCTGCATATGTATAGGAGGTTGAATCTGTGAAATGAGCTGACAAAGTCATTGCAGTAGTTTTAGTTGTAGATTTTCACTGGCTTCTCAAATGTGTGACGATTCTGCATAGTTCAAACTGAGTAAGCAGAGGATTGACAAATACTTATAATAAATTTCTATTGCACAATAGCAATTTGCAACTGTGATTTTAAAATTGCCACTACTGTCACTGTAATTTTTCTATTTGGCTAGTTAGCAAAAAACCAAGTGGATACATGATTGCCAGAGGCTGTGTATCAGACCAATTGGGCATTGTGAAGGTGGCAGTGATCAGGTGCCACAGTGGTCGTAGTAGTCACTGCAGCCGTAACAACGGTGTGAAAAATAGAGGTTGGTAGTTCTACATTACATGTAGGGAAATACACCTCACACAATGGTCATATGTCTTAAACATGGAAATGAGAGGAACTTAGTCTTCTCGACAATAACTCAATTTAACTCCCTAcaaaaactttgaaaatattaaacatgATGAAAGGTCTTAAACTTCAACAGATAAAGTACCACATTGAAGGACGTCTACTGTCAAAGAATTAGCTCATTATTTTTCAGGATAAAGAACATAGCAATAGAATGAAGGAAGCAACCATAAGATTATCACTAACAATAATAAGACCACTTATAGATTTCTGACCCAAACCCACCATTCCCACCACCCTTTAACTTGCTCCTCCTCCCTCAactcaacaaacaaaatctaTCCATAGGTTCAAATCCTAATAAAACTAATGGTGTAAtgaatcatcatcattattgGCCTACTTTGACTCGGACTAGTCAAtaaatcatcatcattattgGCCTACTTTGCCTAATAACTTGGACTTGTCTACTGGTATAATGAATAAGAAATCCAAAATTCAAGCAATCTTGGATTTACCTCATTTTCCTAATAGCTTACCTCCTGGATTCTCAACAGTATAATTTGGTAAGCTAATATGGTGAAGGAAGTTCGCAAGAAATACCTGATTTGTTGTATGTGACCTTTTAGGAGCATGATCAGTGTGTTCCAAACCAAGGTACTGTTCCCATGCTCCATACACATCCCTtctctgaaaatgaaattgcagAATAGAACTGAGCATTCCAtataaatgagagagagagagagagagagagagagagagagagagagagacctgaaATCGGCTGGCCACAATGTCATCGTCCTGGAGGTACTCAGGACGACCCATGGACAAAAATGCAAATTTCCACTGAgccaaacaaaaagaaaaggatataTTACACTTCAAAGTAAACACATCTTATGGTATTTCACGAATGGCCACTGGTCTGAAACTGCATCAGCCTTGCTATAATGTCCTCTTCAATAAAGAGAATACCTTTGAATACTCCTCATCTGGGACTTGTAACTTTTTCTGTACACGCACTTTCACTTCCGCTAATGTCTCATCCTCACGAATGACCAAGAAAAATGGTTCTCCAAAATTCTGAACCTGCAAAttcacaaataaaaattaagatgaTTACCACGAtgatgataattttttttttcataaggacgttaataaaaaataataacaataaataCTAAAAGAACTTGTTGACTATATATGCATGTATTCACGTATCTGTGCACGTGTTAGTGTTGTAGCAAAAACGATGTGAGAAAGTAACAGAagtgaaagaaagaagaaagaaaaagaaaaacaagaaatatccTACCTGGTTCTGAGCTGTGTCCTTCATAAAATGATAAACATGGATCAGGCGATCATGAGAGCCAaagtttttctcttcttcaggGATCTGAGCAACAGACAATAAAGATTTTGCAGAAAAGGTGTAAAAGACagatttccttttttcttaaaaataaaagactaAACATAGATTAACTATGACCCCAATGCTGTGCAGACTAACCTCTTCTGCACGCAATGTCCAGTACTGATCATTTATGTTCTCAATCTTTTCATTTGGTGGGAAAATCTGCATGGAAACAattaatgaatgaaaattcTAAAAGGTTGCAgatagaagaaacaaaaatagagGTCTGCAGGCGCAGCAAGGCCCCCGATCACAATATGCAAGAAGCAAGGAGCAAGTCCTGTTTCTGCCTAACACAGGTAGAGATAGCACAATTGCATGTTTTCCGTATTACACAAACAGGAAGTCTACTAATTTCCTTCTGAAGAAAACTGaaagaataaaacaaaaggaaagcaTCATAGCACATGCAAATATTATGGTTCCCCAAAGGAGACaccacattttttttctttctcaaactcTATCTCTAAACAAGAAtattaaaagacaaaaaggcAGCTCCTTAGTAGTAGAACACATGATGATGCCTTAAGCACTTGACATTCTAGAAAACATGAATGACATATGATTAAACATTATAACAAGCCTTTCAGACCAAAATTAAAACCTTATAACAAGCCTGTAATCAAACAATGACATGTAGCCCTTACAAGGGTCAAAACTATTTGAGCACTTATATGAACATTCATTCTGATACTTCAACCTCTCACCAAGCCTTTACCATAGGGATTATCAAAATAAGATTTCAAAAATTCTTAATAATAAATCGCttagaatataaaataattgtgACTTGCGTCATAACAGAAGATTTTGGGAAATATGTGAAACTGACTAACTTTAACACAGTATCAGGGTAGGAGATCCCAAATTCATATCCCTGCAATTGCAACGTCGTAATATTAAGTTGAATTCCACGTTTTGGGCTCTAGTAGTTTTATGAGGCCAACATAGGGGCAGAAGTGTCAGGATATAACTAATTTTTGGTCCATGTCCTAATGATTTGAGCTTCTAAAACAATGCCAACCAACAAACATTATCACAAACCATACCCTGATACTGAATTCTTACTGAAATTGCAATACTACAAATAAGAATAGTTCAGCTACAAATTTAACAACTTAACAATATAACAATTAAATGATTAATAAATTATCAAGAACAGTGAATGCTTAAGTTGTATGTATTCTGTTTTGTCATTGGGTGGAATTGAATATTTAGGCTTTTTCAGTTTAATTTGTTGAGAATTTAATACAATTCTCTCTTATAAAATAAACTCTATATATCAATATTCAACTGTAACACAGACTTGCCaggaatttgaaaataaaataataataagaatttCAACATATTGAGAACATAGAGATTCTGGATGGCGGGTTCCTCTTGACAGATAACACAAATTTATTCTCTAGGATATTTAAGTATTTAAGGAACGTAACGCATAATTCTCTTCATAGAAAGCATTTACATGTACGTTATCCAATACCTTGTAGATCTTGTGATAGAAAACTTCTAGCAATCTGAGTTCAGCATCAGGGTGAGACAACTCCACCTGTTCAGATGGAGGAAGGGAAATATAAGTCTTTTCATAATTCATCTATGTAAAGTTCTCTGAAATACTTCCATGAGAATATTATACAAACTGTACAACAGATATATAAATTCGGAATCTGCAAAGAATTACCTTTGTCTTAAGGTCATCAATCACATCTCCTACACTACTCTGTTTTGGTAATCTAATGGTATGAACCACAACCTGTCAACATAAAAATGTTTCCAAGTAAGAGAAAATTCTTGACatactaaaataatttatggTTTGATCGTTATCTGTACTCACTTCATCCTTGGTAGCATGATGAAAAGCAACTTTCAGAGTTTTGAGGCCTTGCAGCTCTGGGAGAGGGATATCCAATACTTCATAATAGAGTACATCCGTAGtctaaaagagaaaaaatgaagTTTTTCCAGAGTCAGAACATGGTTAAGAGGGAGAAAACACTTCTCAAACAGAGTTAAGAATCTTGTAATAAACAACCTGATTGTAGTGTACCAGCATGTCAGACAAATGTTCTACTCCTCGAAACTTGATTGGTTGGGGTTTAGGTTGCTGTGAATAACAATTATGAGATGTAAGCCTAATTTTAGTTGGGTCATCCAAGCCAAGATGTTGGGCAACTCTTTCCACAACATCATCATAGGTGTGGAACTTTGACCTATAAGATACAGGAAAAGAATATCAATAATAAAgcattttaatttattcacCCCTTCCAGAAGAATATAATACATGATAGAATTTTTTCTCAAGACAGGTGAATATAATACATAATAGAGTACATCCTTACAACTCAAGACAGAATTCATCTTCCTTCGGTTTGTCCAAAGAACGAAAACGAACAACCTGTAAATTGTCATGGAATTGAAAAACTcacaatacaaaaataataaaacaatagAGAGCACCCAACATTGCAACACCCCACCCCTACCCTCATGACCCACAACCCCCCTGTTGGAAGGTTGATGCCTAATAAAAGCCCATAAAATAATTACTAGTCCCCACATCAAACCCTTTCCGCATTTGTGGGATTAACATTAGCAGACGATATGAAGCAACAAGTAAACAAATAAGCAAGAGACTGTTATTTATGAGATTTGGTGTTTGAGCTGCAGGAGCAAAATCTTCCACCATACACATAATGGAACTACCAGAAGTTCATCTCTACATAGCACTAAGggattacaaaacaaaaatgacaaGAAAGTGGTTATTCTGAAGTTCTGAACCCTTTCCTGTATACAAGAGGATTTACTTCCCATTCACTAGCTCCCACTCTGTGTCCCTTCCACTTATGTGTAAACTAGTGGATGATGAGAAATGAAGGGTTAGGGGATTTATGCTGTTTACAAGAGAGGGGACAAGATTGTACCCAAGGCCAATGAATGCATTTTCACATTTCTAGGTACATCCCGTGATGTTGGTTCATTCCCCTTTAAAACACATGCAACATGTGATTCATTAATCCATGCTTCCATTTATTGTGTTAAAATATCATCCACCACTTAAGGAGGGAATCCCAACATCCCCCATCTCTTTGCCACTCATTCCCAGTAACATGAGTAACAGTTTCCGTAATCATGCAAACTAAATATTCATTTAGAGAAATACTAAGTTATCCCAACTTTAATTGCTTGTCATCAGTGATCTGCGAATTCCCTAGTTTTCCTTATTAGCTGGCTTTTTATATTCTGAATCAGAGACTTATAGAAGATTAACCCATAGGACAGGTAAACTAAAATATGGAGACTCCGACATTGAATTAACATTCTGGGAGATTCTGagctttaaaaataaaaagaagaaaatataccTGACGGTTACGAACATAATCCAGGAATGAAGGAACATCTGGATAACGGAATTGTTCACTGCTTCCAGCCTGAGGAGATTTCTGATAGCAAATGATGTCCCCATCTTCaagctgaaaaaataaaaacaaaattaaaaaaaatgcacaaCGGAATAAGAACATGGGGAATTTCAAAGTTTAAAATCATAAGTATTACTTATTGAAGATGTGTATAATATTATACATAATCCAGTCCCCACATccatttaaagaaaaaaggggaaagCGGGGGgtgagagagacagagaaacGGAGGGAAAGAggaaagataaaagaaaaaggataaCTTCGTATAGCTCACACCAATttacaaatgaaaacattgaCTTTGAAAATCATACCTGACTAACACGAAAGGTTGCCTTCTCATCAATGTGTTCACACATGATATTAGGTTCAAACTTTATTTCCTGAAAACACAAGTAAGCGTTTGCGTGCATGCATGTCAAGTTAAAATACTATAACATAAATGGCTATAATACTATAATGCAAATGGGTTAAGCAGGTGGCAGAGCTATAATACTATAACACAAATAGCAGAGGACTTACCTCAAAAAGTTCTATCTTTTCATCAGGACTGAAACCAGCCATTTCATTTAGTTTTGCGAATAATTCAACAGGCTTACCACTTCCCTTCACAAACAGCCTCCCAACATACCTGATTTCAAAGAGAAATACCTAAGTAATCAATTTTAGCTCTAACTTTGATGGAAGAAAGAAGCAAACATACCGGAGCTCCTCTTTCACAGGATCATAgagtttaaaaaatagaagaatCTCTTCTTTGGTCTTTTCCGGAGGAGAAAGAGGCAGCAAATCCTGCATATCAGCAATAGAACAACCAGTGAATACCGACATTGAAATAAGATGATTATGGTTTGTCAAGGAATAACACAACAATTCAGATgggaaaaaattaaagagCTTTAGAGGGTAACATTACCAGCCCAAGTTCTATTTCAAGAAA
The Prunus dulcis chromosome 2, ALMONDv2, whole genome shotgun sequence DNA segment above includes these coding regions:
- the LOC117619383 gene encoding very-long-chain enoyl-CoA reductase-like isoform X1 yields the protein MLLTLIFPPPPSIFMAAMSVISFTSLANAGFSELRGKHMQYSKFWNFNSSQKSAEKKQQIPQLSGRTGMLILYAPAFLAALSCLLFFPHHSTRHLLLSSALTLHFLKRLLEVQFVHSYSGGMSIDTAIPISLSYFLSTATMIYGQNLTQGLPEPPIDLKEPGILLFLIGISGNFYHHYILSKMRSKGDKEYKIPKGGLFELVICPHYFFEIMGFVGVSCISQTLYAFSFAMGTALYLTGRSCATRKWYLSKFKEFPQTVKALIPYVL
- the LOC117619383 gene encoding very-long-chain enoyl-CoA reductase-like isoform X2, which codes for MSVISFTSLANAGFSELRGKHMQYSKFWNFNSSQKSAEKKQQIPQLSGRTGMLILYAPAFLAALSCLLFFPHHSTRHLLLSSALTLHFLKRLLEVQFVHSYSGGMSIDTAIPISLSYFLSTATMIYGQNLTQGLPEPPIDLKEPGILLFLIGISGNFYHHYILSKMRSKGDKEYKIPKGGLFELVICPHYFFEIMGFVGVSCISQTLYAFSFAMGTALYLTGRSCATRKWYLSKFKEFPQTVKALIPYVL